The nucleotide sequence GTGCCTGTACGGCCACTGTGCAACCGATGATGATCAACACGAATAAAATGCGTTTTTTCATTGACAGAGCAAATTAGCAATAACGGTGCCATGGAATATAATTTCCAGGTTTCAATTTTCCAATCCACTGGAAATCATTCTTTTCCAATCGCAAATTTCAATCCCGATGCTGCCACTAAAACGTTGTAACAGGGATACTTAGTATAACCGTTGGCGATAGGGCGGGGCTTCATTTCTTTTTCAGGGCTGCAAAATATAAAAAACCGGTGACACCTGCCAGTAAAGATGCAGCTATAATTCCGATCTTGGCAATGTCTTGTAATAACGCGTCTGAGAAGGCCAGCGTGGCAATGAAAATAGACATGGTAAATCCTATACCTGCCATGAAGCCCATGCCCAGCAACTGTTTCCAGCCGAGGCTTTCCGGCAGCGCCACCAGCCTGGTTTTTACGCCCAGCCAGGAAAACAGCAAAATGCCCAATGGTTTGCCTGCAAATAAACCCAGCATAATGGCCACGCTAAGCGGGTGCACCAGGGCGGGGCCCATGGGCCAGGGCAACTGTATGGCGGTATTGGCCAGGGCAAACAAAGGCATCACGATAAAATTAACCGGGACATGGATCCTGTGTTCCAGTGTATGCGTTACCGTTAGTGGCATACAAAATGCCAGCAACACACCTGCAATGGTGGCATGTATGCCGGAATTGAACATGCAGTACCAAAGCGCTGTGCCGGCGGCCAGGTACCATCCCGTGCGTTTTACACCGCTCATATTCAGCACCACCAGTATAGCCATACAGGCGGCTGCGCCACCCAGGTAAGCCCAGTGAAGGGCATCCGTGTAGAAGATAGCAATGGTGGCAATGGCGCCCAGGTCGTCAATGATGGCCAGCGCCATGAGCAGCACCTTTACAGCCGGGGGCACGCGCCTGCCCAGCAGGGACAGGATGCCCAGGGAAAACGCAATGTCTGTAGCCATGGGAATGGCCCAGCCACTTTGCAGATGGGTGCCTGCATTGACACTGAGATACAGCAACGCAGGGCACAGCATACCACCCAGTGCTGCCAGTGCCGGCATCAGGGCTTTCTGTAGGGAGGAGAGCGCGCCGTTTACCAGCTCCCGCTTTATTTCCATACCGGCCAGCAGGAAAAATGTGGCCATGAGGGCATCATTCACCCAGGCTAAAATATCGTGTGGCAGGTGTAAAAAGGAAGGGGCGGGCGTAGGCATCTCCCAGAAGTGCTTCCAGGCCTGTTGCAGCGGGGAATTGGCCAGGGATAAGGACAGCAGGGTGCAAAGCAGGAGCAGGATCCCGATAGACCTGCTGTCCTTTATAAGATCGTGTAGCCATGTACGTGAGTAGGAGCGTACTGCCATAGTCATGAAGTTGAACGTATAAGCCGTGCCGGTACTCCCAGCCGGTTATTTAGTTACCTAATAATTCGTATTTCGATTTGGGCTGGCGCGCGGGCTCCCAGTGGAAATTACCCAGCAGCATCTTATCCAGCGGG is from Chitinophaga parva and encodes:
- the nhaA gene encoding Na+/H+ antiporter NhaA — translated: MAVRSYSRTWLHDLIKDSRSIGILLLLCTLLSLSLANSPLQQAWKHFWEMPTPAPSFLHLPHDILAWVNDALMATFFLLAGMEIKRELVNGALSSLQKALMPALAALGGMLCPALLYLSVNAGTHLQSGWAIPMATDIAFSLGILSLLGRRVPPAVKVLLMALAIIDDLGAIATIAIFYTDALHWAYLGGAAACMAILVVLNMSGVKRTGWYLAAGTALWYCMFNSGIHATIAGVLLAFCMPLTVTHTLEHRIHVPVNFIVMPLFALANTAIQLPWPMGPALVHPLSVAIMLGLFAGKPLGILLFSWLGVKTRLVALPESLGWKQLLGMGFMAGIGFTMSIFIATLAFSDALLQDIAKIGIIAASLLAGVTGFLYFAALKKK